One stretch of Maylandia zebra isolate NMK-2024a linkage group LG13, Mzebra_GT3a, whole genome shotgun sequence DNA includes these proteins:
- the macroh2a2 gene encoding core histone macro-H2A.2, whose product MSARGGKKKATKLSRSARAGVIFPVGRMMRYLRIGTHKYRIGMGAPVYMAAVIEYLAAEILELAGNAARDNKKGRITPRHIKLAVANDEELNQLLRGVTISNGGVLPRIHPELLSKKRGGRVKVDSQASVTDKQEERLKSKKPTKTFKKVKGKRGRKPKSTDNDKEAVSNSTVEDGPGDGFTILSAKSLFLGQKLSLTESEMSKIGTIKVEGIINPTNAELDLKDGVGNALEKAGGREFLEGVKELRKAQGPLEVASVAVSQASGMAARFIIHCNIPQWGSEKCEDQLEKTVKNCLSAAEEKKLKSVAFPSLPAGRNGFPKQTAAQLILKAISNHFVSCTSSSLKNIYFVLFDSESIGIYLQEMAKLEAK is encoded by the exons ATGTCAGCCAGAGGAGGAAAGAAGAAGGCCACCAAGCTGTCCCGTTCAGCCAGGGCAGGTGTCATCTTCCCAGTGGGGCGCATGATGCGGTATCTGCGCATTGGCACGCACAAATATCGCATTGGCATGGGGGCTCCGGTGTACATGGCAGCTGTAATTGAGTACCTGGCAG CTGAGATTTTGGAGTTGGCAGGAAACGCAGCACGGGACAACAAGAAAGGCCGAATAACTCCGAGGCATATCAAGCTGGCTGTGGCCAATGACGAGGAGCTGAACCAG CTTCTGCGAGGAGTGACCATATCAAACGGAGGGGTTCTACCTCGTATCCACCCAGAGCTGCTCTCCAAGAAGAGGGGAGGCCGAGTGAAAGTGGACAGCCAGGCGTCTGTCACGGACAAGCAGGAGGAACGCTTGAAGAGCAAGAAGCCCACCAAAACCTTCAAAAAGGTTAAAGGCAAACGAGGGCGCAAGCCAAAG AGCACAGACAATGacaaagaggctgtatcaaaCTCCACAGTGGAAGACGGTCCCGGTGATGGATTCACCATCCTGTCAGCAAAGAGTCTCTTTCTCGGACAGAAA CTTTCATTAACAGAAAGTGAAATGAGTAAAATTGGAACAATCAAGGTGGAGGGAATAATTAACCCAACCAATGCAGAGCTGGACCTCAAAGATGGAGTGG GCAACGCCCTGGAAAAAGCTGGAGGTCGAGAGTTCCTGGAAGGAGTTAAGGAGCTGAGGAAAGCACAAGGGCCTTTGGAGGTAGCATCAG TGGCAGTGAGCCAGGCCAGTGGCATGGCAGCCCGCTTCATCATCCACTGTAACATCCCACAGTGGGGCTCAGAGAAGTGTGAGGACCAGCTCGAGAAGACTGTGAAGAACTGcctctcagcagcagaggagaaGAAGCTCAAGTCTGTGGCTTTCCCCTCGCTGCCTGCTGGACG GAACGGATTCCCAAAGCAAACAGCCGCTCAGCTCATCCTCAAGGCCATCTCCAACCACTTTGTGTCCTGCACCAGCTCCTCTCTGAAAAACATTTACTTTGTGCTGTTTGACAGCGAGAGCATCGGAATATACCTTCAGGAAATGGCCAAGCTGGAGGCCAAATGA